The stretch of DNA AGCAGAATGACGGCGTTATTGGAACACGCTGTCTTAGCTATGACTTGTAATTTCTTGAGTGCTTTAATGACTCGTGGATGGGTTTATCGGCAGCCGTCTGTGAGAAAGACCCACTGTAGCGGGCGAAAGCACAAGGAGAATGTGAAGGACTACTACCAGAAGTGGATGGAGGAGCAGGCACAGAGCCTCATCGACAAGACTAGTGAGTGGGCAGAGAAAAGAACACTGGCAGCTGTTTGTCAGAGTGCTTCCATGGTGACCTGACCTGTCTGAATCATACATTAAGAGTGTTGTGTGCCATTGTAACTTAATTCAATTACAACTTCAACCTATGCCTTTACATAGTTTGTTTGACACAGTTCCCATTTGTACAGTTGTGTATTTAATGGGaagtattgtgtttttttgcatgtgtgtgtgcgtgcgtgtgtgtgtgcatgtaaaggGATGCTCATGCTTTTCTCCTGTGTGTCCTTAGCCGCCGCCTTCCAGCAGGGGAAGATTCCCGCCACACCTTTTCCTGGAGCCCCGCCCCCAGGTGGTGCCATGCTCCCGCCTCCAAACATCAGTAAGTTATCTCCTGCAGCAGTGTCCTCTTCCAGCTCTGCATCGGCCACATACAGTACCAGCCAAGTTTGGACACAGTTCTGCCtgtggatgtgtagtggataccacaagggttgtttctcctgactaattttcctgttgagcAAAATGGAAAGATGTTAGAAATTAAGGCCCATGTTTGTGATGTCAATTTTTATGAATTTTGAAAATTAACTACTGTACTGTCAAACTACTGTACTGTTATTTGTTAATCTATTGTGCTTTTTCAATTTGTTCCCATAGAGTGCTTCTTGAAGGCCTTTCTGAAAAGAGAATCTTGACAAGTATTGGCTTTGTTTAACCATGTCCTCACCATGCTACATATTACAAGCacagaatgtgaaaaataagtaaaatgatCTAAAGGATTAACTCTGCCTATTCCATGTTTAACTTTGCAATAGAAAGCAGGTTGTGTAATGCTGAGCCCTTTTTCTCCTCAGGTGGGCCACCACGGCCTGGGATGCTGCCGGCGCCCCCTATGGGTGGTCCTCCAATGATGCCGATGATGGGCCCACCTCCACATGGCATGATGCCCGGGGGCCCAGGTAAGATGCCCCAACCTCCAGCCACTGGCACTGACGAGTTTAAAGAATTTGTCTGTAGTCAAATGACGATGCGCACCActaggatattgattggagggaaaCAGAAAATTGACAAGACATTTGACTgacatacacgcccactggtacatgAGGACGTGAAATCTAAATTcaagttttccaggaagtggatggataAGTGCTGCTGTAACTTCCGTTACAGCTTTTCTTTaaagtgctttttattttagtttcacgGTACATTTATCCTTGGACTGATAGATGTTTTATTGTCCACTGCTGTGAAACTTTGCCTTTGGCTTGGACACCATTATGGTAAAAACTAGCTGTGACttgcagcagtaggcataacgagctgtataaaaaataaaataagttatccgtgtaagttactttggataagagcgtctaaaTGGCTGAAATCTTTTTATAAAAACCCAATCGTTTCTCTCCACCTCGCAGGCCCTGGTATGCGACCTCCAATGGGAGGGCCGATGCAGATGATGCCCGGACCACACATGATGCGCCCCCCGGCACGTCCCATGATGCTCGCTGTCAGGCCTGGCATGGCTAGACCCGACAGATAAGCCCACCGTTTTTCAACAAATGccctttattttttgttccaGTTCAGATGTCCCAAGCTAACTCAGATTCCCCTAAATGACATTTGCAGGGTTTTCTCCTTTAGCGGTGTTTTCTATTTTTGATTGGCCTAAAACCATAGAAGCAGTCCGCTCTGAGGGTGGCAGCgacaaacattttcagtttctccCTTTTTCGATGTTGATTTTCTCGGCCTGGTCATTGTGGCAAACAGTGATGCATTTTGCCAAAATGTACAATCCAGCTTATCCAATTGGGGATTTACAGatggaatgtattttttttatttttttaagtcctTTATTTTTACCATTGTGATCAAAGTCAAGATGCTACCAcatcattttactttatttttaagaGACGCTGGTTTTTACTAAGTAACATGTCTTTACAGAAGTGATATGGCAGAATGGATTTCCCCTGTCATCCttttttaagaaataaaatgagtATTTCTTTTGTGATGAATTTGTATTCCATACCCTTACAGTGAAGCATGTTTAACAGTTGTTAAATATTATGATGTGACCTTTCTATTTAtgggtaaaaaaatatatatgtataaaaaaatcttttaatacatattttccATCAAGTTTTAGATTTTGGTATGACAGAATCCCAAGACTTTTGGAACAAAATTTTAATCCATCTTCAGATTGTGATTATTTGTACAAATTAGGAGTACTAACGGTGTCAGTGGTGTGAATTTGATTAAGGTGAGTTTACCTATCCCAGTGCATTGCTAGTTGGCTAATCCTAGTAGCATAAGAATACACAATGAGTCCTCTAATCAAGTTGTTCTCTTGCATTGTGATGACTttggcagatgcccttatcccGAGTGACTTAAAAGTGGAGAACGGTGTTTCTTCCCATGAATGTTTTTCACTTAAAATTCTTCACTTTAGACAAATGGTTGGTGCATTATGAATGGAATTTAACTGGGTGCTTGTAGCCAGTTATGCAACTGGTTGGTTAGGTAATCTCAAAGTGATTCCAATGCATCAATTCAAACAAAAACTTTAATGACATTTTAGTGGTAAAATCATAcaaaaacagtcacacacaaccATGTTATGTGAGGAACTGATTAAAAAACAAAGGTAGAAAACTGGCTTGTCACTCTGATGCTTCATGACGAATATTACAGTACTAAAACATTGATATCAGTACACCTTTTCTTATGGAAACATGTGAAGTCCCATTTACGTAGCATACAAAAAGGAAAGTACAATTCTACAGAATACTAATATCCCTGTGCCGTTTTGCAATTTGGCAATTCCATAACCCCACGACTGTCTGTAAATGTATGCCTTCACCAAGGTGGCTCTTGTGGTCCATAAATAATTAGGGcttgcttttttcccctccgTTGACAAACAAGCACTCGTCCACAATGTTACATTGGGGTATCTAGACTGCAGAGAGCAGTGTGATGACAAATCTGCGTTGCCAAGATCAGGTCTTCTCAACATTTCACGGACTGCCATTGCCAGACAAGCCCCCATTAAATCCAGAAGGTTCCTCTTGGGTTCATCCTTGGACTGCACTCAGTGGAAAAGGATGGTCTTGTGCTTGGTGTTTGGGATCTGGTCCCTGCTCTTCAGTCTCCTCACCGCCTCCCTCATGTGTTTCGGCTGCAGGGGTGGGGTCTCACCCCATTTTTCACAGACGTCCAGAGCTgcacagcattaaaaaaaaacgttcaccagtgagaaatgaaaaaaaaaaaaaaaaaaagtgctttggGCATCCCACAGTTTAATTCTACTCAAAGTAGTAAGAAAAACATTTGGGGTAAACCATCATTGTAAGGCTGGCCAAACAGTTTTTATATTGACATAATGGAATTATGACAAGCTAAATGTTTTgataattatatatacatatatcagTTTACTCTCTTAATTTGgttgtttttcatatttgaaaCTTGAGAACTAAATCAAATTTGAGCTAAGAATCTTTGCATCCCATTGATCTCGTTTCCACATGCACATTAATTTATACATCAAACTGTTTATTAAACTTTGTCAATAAAGATGACACTGGTGCAAACTCCCGTCAAGCACTGAACGCAAGAACAtcatttaaatgtcattatGTACACTAAAAGGTGGACCAATGCCCTGAAGGAAGCACTTAATGATGACTTCAGTGGGAAAACAACCCTACAATCAATTGGTGGACCGTTCCTCACACTCAAGTTCTATCATAACGGGAAACGAGGCTCTGGAGGTTTGTATCTATTGATCCGGTTCGCTGTGGCTCATTTATAAAGCCAGTCTTAAAAGGACCTGGATTAGGCAGATCAGTCTTTAGAAACTGCCATGTGCTTTTCCCTCCTGTGTTGTGGTTCTCACTATGCACTTCAGCAAACAGGTTTTGAGGCAGCTGCAATCTGTTGCTAAGTGGGAACATCTATTGTAAAAACTCATACCAACTAATAATGAGGGTATGTTTACTGGGTACAAGGTTAGAGCATCGCAGAAACAGCACAGCTGTCCCCACAATTTACACAGCTTAACCCAAGCCTTTTCAGATCAAGGTTTAAACTTCACACAATGCTGTGGTTGAAGCGATGATGATTTTTCCATCCCAGTATCTCAGTTTTCCCTTCCGGCTGCAGTGCAGTGGCTATATAACGAGCACTTGGAATTAATTCTCAATTGTGAATTCATAATAAAATGGATTTATATAACATGTGCTGCAGTTGTTTAGtataaatgaataattcataattccACATACCACAATATTCTGAAAAATGTGTATACAAGGTATAAATGACCTGGAATTCAAAATATGCAatttatgaaatattacatattatgaAAAGGGGGAATTATTTCACAGAGAACCCTGTGTGAGTCCTTCACAGACGCATGCTCACAAACACTCTCCATGTGCTGATCCACTTTACTGTCCcatgctgatgatgtcacagtcactcacCTTCCTCAACCACCTCCCCAACAAAGACCTTTGAGATTCCAGACATTGCGATGACCACGTTTTGCGAGACTGAAGATCCGGTGATGGACTGAATCAGctaatacaaatacacaaatccAGAATT from Conger conger chromosome 14, fConCon1.1, whole genome shotgun sequence encodes:
- the snrpc gene encoding U1 small nuclear ribonucleoprotein C, with amino-acid sequence MPKFYCDYCDTYLTHDSPSVRKTHCSGRKHKENVKDYYQKWMEEQAQSLIDKTTAAFQQGKIPATPFPGAPPPGGAMLPPPNISGPPRPGMLPAPPMGGPPMMPMMGPPPHGMMPGGPGPGMRPPMGGPMQMMPGPHMMRPPARPMMLAVRPGMARPDR